A stretch of the Macaca thibetana thibetana isolate TM-01 chromosome X, ASM2454274v1, whole genome shotgun sequence genome encodes the following:
- the PPP1R2C gene encoding protein phosphatase inhibitor 2 family member C — translation MSASTSSHRPIKGILKNKSSSGSSVATSGQQSGGNIQDVKRKKSQKWDESSILATHRATYRDYDLMKANEPGTSYMNLQDDGEDSVRDVEGEDSVRGVEGKEAMAATDASDHSCEVEEEESNEAYMRKLLLHKQEKKRQFEIRRRLHYNEELNIKLARQLMWNDLQSEDDENEERPQATNEEKTAAEESEEAPLSGGLQTQSCDP, via the coding sequence ATGtcagcctccacctcctcgcACCGGCCCATCAAGGGGATCCTGAAAAACAAAAGCTCCTCGGGTTCCTCGGTGGCGACTTCCGGTCAGCAGTCTGGAGGGAATATTCAAGatgtgaagagaaagaaatcccAGAAGTGGGACGAATCAAGCATCCTTGCGACACACCGCGCAACGTACAGAGATTACGATTTAATGAAGGCAAATGAGCCCGGCACTTCCTACATGAATTTGCAAGATGATGGGGAAGATTCAGTGCGTGATGTCGAAGGAGAAGATTCAGTGCGCGGTGTCGAAGGAAAGGAAGCCATGGCCGCCACTGATGCCTCGGACCACAGCtgtgaggtggaggaggaagagagcaacGAGGCCTACATGAGAAAACTCCTCCTCCACAAACAGGAGAAAAAGCGGCAGTTCGAAATAAGAAGAAGGCTTCACTACAACGAAGAATTGAACATCAAATTAGCTAGACAATTAATGTGGAACGACCTACAAAGTGAAGACGATGAAAACGAAGAAAGGCCACAAGCCACGAATGAAGAAAAGACTGCTGCAGAAGAATCAGAGGAAGCTCCTCTAAGCGGTGGACTGCAAACCCAATCATGCGACCCTTAG